The following is a genomic window from Manihot esculenta cultivar AM560-2 chromosome 9, M.esculenta_v8, whole genome shotgun sequence.
GGTGaattttagtttattaataCTATGTCGTTTCAATTACTGAGAGgcctcaaattaaaaaattaaattacttgaatttaatagaaaatataagTCTACATTGAACAAATTGCATCATATTTAATTGACTAATTATAAATGTAAAATGACtgagaatttaaatatatatttcaaacgatttttttttttgaaatttatgcCCATATATCTAATTATGGAATGTGTAAACTTTGGTattaaagtttaatatttaGGTGAATAGTATTcggttaaaattgaaaaaattaattgaattaaattaatttaaaattttaattcaattttttatttatttcgattcggtttgatttttaattttaaaaattttagtgattttggttcggttctattttgataaaaataaatcaaaaaaattaaatcaaatcgattaatgataatagtataatatagagatatcatatcatattaagattaaaatattttaattaaattttaaaatacagtataaaaaaataaaaaaataaaaaatttattaaaaatttaaatcgatcaaactcaactgaatcgaattaaatcataccaattcagttcgattcgatttctgattaaaatcaattcgattcgattttcataaatattaaaattttgattttcagtttattagatccgatttattatttttaataatataaaaatattatatcatattaaaattaaaatattttaattaaattttaaaatattaaaaataaagcgtaaaaaaataaaaaatttattaaaaatttaaatggatcaaatcgaactaaatcatactaattcagttcgatttgatttttaactaaaatcaaattgattcaatttttatatatactaaaattttaatttttaatttatttaattcgatttgattttaaattgaatccaCATCACTCACTTACAGTAATCTTCAATAGTATCAGTCTGGGAGGAAAAGGATAAAATTTGAGCAATTTCCTCAGattctatatttttttgttaCTGTTTTTAAAACTGAGATTCTATTTTTCAGGAGGACGACAAATTAAGGATGTATAGACATTATCGTCCGCCAGTGGACAAGGCAAGAACCCTCGaccaaaaataaagtaaattagATTGAACTTTTGGTCCGACATGCATTTCATGGAAAATGGATACATAGTAAAAGTCTTAATACCCTTACTACAGCATCAATcccaataaacaaaataaaattaaacagcCTTTCTTTTTAGAGAAACATTATACTAATTAGGATTTTTATGACAGTTACGCTACACCAACTGTGAAACTGGAATCTGGACTTGTATTTTGTCCTAGTTTAATAATCCCGgcgaaaaaattatattataaaacggTAATTTcatatcattaaatattaaaataataaaaaattaaaatgtaataaaatagttattttgtcttttctttttcttttccatgCCTATGGGTCCTGCTGAGACTGCTCAAAGGCGCCGGCTTATACTTGATATAATTTGATCTCAACATTGTCGCTGCCTTATTTCCCCCGCTATTACTAGCTTCCAATTCAGTGCCACTACATTATATGTATCACATTCCTTTAACCATTATCCAGAAAGGAAAGCAAAGCTATGGAGCATCCTAAGAGACTGGAAGAAGGGTTAGCTCATGAAACTAAAGACAAGAATGAGCTGTTTAGCGAGAAAGTTGATAAAACTAACGATAGAGATGTCACCAACCGTGAGAAAGAGGACACAAGTAGTGTGAATCAGCAaaagcagcagcagcaacaacCATTGGTGAAGCAGAAGGCCAAGAGGGTTGCAACCTTGGATGCTTTTAGAGGGCTCACGGTGGCTGTAAGTGATataaactataaataaaatatgcatAATTCTTAATGCACGAGGTCAggatttcttaaaaatttttgaaaacaTATACCTGAGTAACGATTCAAGAAACTGTGTGGATGTAGTTGATGATATTGGTGGATAATGCTGGGGAATCATATGCACGAATAGATCATTCACCATGGAATGGCTGCACACTGGCGGACTTCGTTATGCCTTTTTTCCTCTTCATTGTTGGTGTTGCAATTGCTCTTGCTTTCAAGGTATTGTTGATttgttctatttaattttatattgctttcttttcttctttttgtttgctTTGCTAGCTCTTACGTTTTGTTTTTTATTCCTTTTGTTTTAATAGCTGTCGTCTGAGCAAGAGAATCAACATATTTCCATGCATATGAAGCCATACTCtagcaataaaataatttagctaTGTCACTTTTAAAAGAAAGGAGTTATATATATCTCAGCTTAATTGAAGACTAGTTGGTTGCTATAtgtgaaaatttaaatatcataaccatataaaaattttgatcttAATGCTGCAGAGAATTCCAAAGAAGAGGGATGCAGTTAAGAAGATAATCCTAAGGACATTGAAGCTTCTATTCTGGGGAATTTTGTTGCAAGGTAATGGTGACATTACTATCTAATTTCCCTATACTTTGCCATATTATTTTTGAGCTCCTAATcctattttgaatgaaaatccATGAACTCTAAATGGGTAAATGCAGGAGGATATTCACATGCACCTAATGATCTCTCTTATGGGGTGGACATGAAAATTATAAGATGGTGTGGCATTCTCCAGGTTTTTTTTCCCTAACCTTGACTATAAGATCGCTGGATATTTATTTCAGAACTtaagttttatgtttatttatttcttgTGTTGTAAGTAGAGGATAGCATTGGTGTACATGTTTGTGGCCTTGATAGAGACACTAACCATCAAGCAAAGGCAATCTGTGGTTGAGCCTGATCACTTTACCATTTTCACAGCATACAAGTGGCAATGGTACCTCCATTTTAGTTGCAGCCTAaccttttgaaaaattatatggTCCTGTATCAGAAATTAATGCTCTATCTGCGTTTTAGGATTGGAGGGTTTATTGCTTTTCTTATCTACATGATCACAACATATGCACTCTATGTTCCAGATTGGAGTTTCGATCACGAATCGAAGAGATACACGGTATGTAGAGACTAAACTTGGGTAAACTAAGACATCTTTTATGCTAATCTCACATGTAAAGAGTACTGCAATTATGCTATTTCTTGATTCCAGGTCAAATGTGGGATGAGGGGACATTTAGGACCTGCCTGCAATGCAGTTGGATATGTGGATAGAGAGGTCTGGGGCATTAATCATCTGTATCAATACCCTGTTTGGAGCCGCTTAAAGGTTAGTAATGCAGAGGGAGTATGCATATATTTCTGATCCTTCTGAGACACTGTACTGCAACTTTTGCAGCAGACTTAACAGCTAAATAATCATGCCTTTTATTTTGTTGTAGGCTTGCACTCTTAGCTCTCCAGGTTCTGGCCCTTTTCGTGAGGACGCTCCTACTTGGTGCTACGCTTCATTTGAACCTGAAGGATTGTTGAGGTTTGCTAATTTAGAGACACCAGTGATTTGGATCAGTATAATTATGAACTAACTAAAGAATTGTTTGCCTTTGGTTTATTTTAGTACAATCTCTGCTATCCTCTCTGGCACCATTGGCATCCATTATGGTCATGTTTTGGTTCATTTCAAGGTTAGAACTTAGAAGCTCTAATTACCCATAAGCTCATTTTGATGAtcaagaatttaaaaaaaaaccagTGTTTTGCCTGCAGGATCACTCTGAGAGGCTGAAGCAATGGGTCTCAATGGGGTTTGGCTTACTTATTATAGCCATCATCCTTCATTTTACAGATGGTGAGTTTCATAGTTAATACGCCTGTATCTCATAAATGAGTATTTGATTTTAGTAATTTACTACTTAGTCCTTACATTATGTGAAAATTCACTAGTTGActcctttattttaaaaaatatgttaaaacgTGACCAACACGGTCTTTCGGTTAATTTTAAACTTAAGTGTAGCAAA
Proteins encoded in this region:
- the LOC110623202 gene encoding heparan-alpha-glucosaminide N-acetyltransferase, with the protein product MEHPKRLEEGLAHETKDKNELFSEKVDKTNDRDVTNREKEDTSSVNQQKQQQQQPLVKQKAKRVATLDAFRGLTVALMILVDNAGESYARIDHSPWNGCTLADFVMPFFLFIVGVAIALAFKRIPKKRDAVKKIILRTLKLLFWGILLQGGYSHAPNDLSYGVDMKIIRWCGILQRIALVYMFVALIETLTIKQRQSVVEPDHFTIFTAYKWQWIGGFIAFLIYMITTYALYVPDWSFDHESKRYTVKCGMRGHLGPACNAVGYVDREVWGINHLYQYPVWSRLKACTLSSPGSGPFREDAPTWCYASFEPEGLLSTISAILSGTIGIHYGHVLVHFKDHSERLKQWVSMGFGLLIIAIILHFTDAIPINKQLYSFSYVCFTAGAAGIVFSGFYILIDVWGLRMPFLFLEWIGMNAMLVYVMAAQGIFEGFINGWYYKSPDNTLVKWIQNHVFFNVWNSQRLGTLLYVIFAQITFWGVVAGILHKLGIYWKL